A region of the Brienomyrus brachyistius isolate T26 chromosome 10, BBRACH_0.4, whole genome shotgun sequence genome:
CACCCATCCCCTTTGGCAGAGCACCAAGCTGGACGCGGCCGAACACCAGAGACAGCTGTCAGGTTTCCCATTGGACCCAGAGGAGCTCTGCTTGGCGATGCCTTTGGTGAGTGAGCTGGAGCACAGGCGCGAGCGACCTGGCGTCCCTTAATGGTCCCCTGAAACGTGCCAGAACTGAGTCCCAGCACTGCTTTAAGCAAGGCTTCCTTGCAATAAGCTGGGCCTCAGCACTGCTTTAAGCGATAAGCTGGGCCTCGGCACTGCTTTAAATGAAGCTTCCATGCAATAAGCTGGGCCTCGGCATTGCTTTAAGCAATAAGCTGGGCCTCAGCACTGCTTTAAATGAAGCTTCTGTGCAATAAGTAGAGCCTCGGCACTGCTTTAAGCGATAAGCTGGACTTCAGCAGTGCTCTAAGCCATAAGCTGGGCCATGCCACTGCTGATTTTTACAAAGGTCCCAGTATTTTCCGAAGTTAAAACACTTGGAAGTCATGATACATTTTTTGGAAACAAGAAGTAGTGCTTAAGCCTGGTATTGGATTTAAAGCTTAATGAAaaggaaattcttatgtaaatgtGATATTCTGAAAGTTTGAGGGTTGTGTGATCTCTGAAACTTGTGATTACAAATGACTAAAACTGACTATTAACTTAGAAATGATGGAAACAGCAGAAACTACAGCCATAGATCCTTAAGATCGCTGTCTGTTTAGACAGTTATCTGCCATAAAACATCTGAGCAtcatacgctaatatgttaatataagtCAAAATCATACTATTTTCAGTTATTACTGAACTAATAATGTTATGGATGTTAGGCTCAGGGGAATGACTGAGGAATTGTGCTGAGTGTGTTTTTGTTGCCTGTAGAGTAGTGGGTGATACCTACCGATCCCATTGAAAGCAAATGCTGAAAATGAACTGAAACTAGGTGTGGTGTTGTTCAGATTTGCAGGTGTTAGTGGTGTGTGAACTGTAAATGGGCTGTTTTAAAGATAAGGACTCCCCCTCCTCCCACCAGCCGAGCATCACTGGGATGGATCCTCCTTTTGGAGATGCCTTTGAGAGCTATACTTTTGCTGATCAGGCACTGACCAGTACAGACCTGCTGGTGAGCGGCTCAGAGCCCGACTTCATGTATGAGCTGGTGAGTTTCCCCCGCCGTCCCAATCATGACCTTCGAGAGTGTTTGTTACtggatcaacccccccccccacacacacacactaggtaCAACATTCTGCCTCAGACTAAGGAATCATACTCCACCATGAAATCCTGCACTGTTTGACATACAGTGTCTCTGTAGAGTTGAAACACAGGCTGTCAATGACAGTAAACAGCCCTGCATAACCTGCAGGCCAGGCTTTCAGACGCTAAGCGTGATTCTGTTTGCTCTGTCCATCCTTCCGCAGGACACAGAGATGACTCGCTGGCAAAGCCCAGGAGCTGACGTCTCCTTAGGTGACAGCAAGGAGATCGAGAGTGTGGGTCAGTTGGCGGAGATTCTGGATGGCGACCCGAACTGCAACTCCAGTTTTGAACAATGGGACACATACTGGGAAGACCTGACCAAGTACACCAAGCTCACCAGCTGTGATATCTGGGGGACAAAAGAGGTGGACTTCCTTGGCCTGGACGACTTTTCTAGCCCGTaccaggatgaggaggtgaTTAGCAAAACTCCCACTCTGGCACAGCTAAACAGCGAGGACTCGCAGCCTGTATGCGACACCCTATACCACCCTGACTTGTTGCAGATCCACAAGACACCCAGCCTTCCCCTGGCGGCCAAAGGCAAGAAGGCGGCCAAGGAGTTGGTAGCCTCTGGCCCCTCCTCGGCCAAGAACCTACTCCCGGATTATGCGGAGGGCTCCCAGAAAGCCACCTGGCCAGTCCCATCTTGCACGGAGACTATGTCCAAGGCCCAGACACAGGTGCCCAAGGCAGTGCCTGTGCCCTCGGAGCACAACAAGGACTATGTGCGCAAGGCCAAGGTTAGAGTCAACATGCCATGTCGGCCCGCCGTCGACTTCAGCCGACCCCAAACTGACCTGAGTCTGAGTCCCACCTTTGTCGATGGTGGTTTGCCTCCCTCTTCTCCACCGTCCACCCCAGCTACTGCCCCCACTGTTACTGCCGCTGCAGCTGGCACCATCTTTTCTGCATCCAGGATGTCCTCCTGCGCATCGGGTGGGGAGGTGAAGCTGGAGAAGCCCAGATTAGAAGTAGACCTCAAGCCCGAAAGCGGTATTACCCCGCTCTGGGAAAAACAGCCCTCATTCCCGGCAGAAGGGGGGTCCCAAGCCGTGATCCCTACCGGCTCTCTGGGGGCCGAGGATGCACGGGACAAGGGGGAAGAGCACAACTACTCCCTCTTCACACCACCAAGCAAGCCGAGTAGTAAAGATGAGCTGGAAGAGGGTGGAGCAGAGGAAGAGGAGCTTGAGGACCTCGAAGAGGTAGAGCTGGACGATGAAGACCACGATGAGGGCTTTGGCAGTGAGCATGAGTTCTCTGAgaatgaggaggaagaggaagacttCGAGGATGAGAAGGATGACGAGATCAGTGACAGCTTCTCAGAGCCAGGTAGACTGACGATGTGCATAACGTGGTTGCACATCCCAACCGTGATTCTCACATTGAGGGGGTACAGTCCCACGGAAATTAGACAAGCGGTCACACCTACCCaagtaaaacttttttttcattcCTCTCAGTTCATTCCATGTTGGTTGAGCTAGTGTTGTCACAATAACAATATTTTGGTTTCGATATCGATGCTAAGTTATGAATTTCAGTTTCGATcatttttgatgtttttttctgaaaaagGGGAACCACCATCAAATGTTGTTATTGTGCTTTATTTCAAACAAAAATGCTTTTAATGATAACTGGGTAATTTGTAGCCAGgtcagtaaaaataaaatgtaagcaAATTAGTCAAAAAAGTAGCTTGGGtgtcattttgttttattaatattagCAGTTTGGTCGAGTTGAATTAATCAGCTAGTTCAGGTCGCTTGTGAAATGCAGCCCCGCATGACCGCAGAGAGGCTTCACGGGGAGCAAACTAGTCAGCTGTCACCTGTCAGTCTTTGAATTCCTTGAAAAGATTGGGATGTTTGTCCAATGGATGTCAGGCTAGATTTGATCCTGTTGCCTCCCTTTGTGAGACACACTAAAACAGTGCTCGGCCGGCGGCGCTGCTGCTTAGGGACTTCCCTTTATGATCCGTTTTGTAGCAGAAATATCTCCATATTTCACTTTGGACCCCCACCTTGTCGATGAGTCCTGGTCTTGCCGAAAACTCTGCCATCTCTGGTCTGAACCAAGTAAAAAAGGGCACTGCTGTCTCTGCTGCTGTTCTCGGTAGTTTCCCGTAACTTCACACACACCACTAACACAATGTCAACATTGTCACCGGTCAGCTTAAAGAGACAGATAGCTTTTAGCTAGATCAACCGTCTTCAAAAGTCTAGTACCGTAGTTTTTCTCGGATTGGTTTACCCTGCAGCCCTAGGTTGACCCGCATTGAAAGTCTGATATAATTCATGGGTATCTTCAGAATATCTATATGTCACACTTAAAAGTGTCCAATTTCATCAAGTATTTGAATAGCAGAGAACACACTTGGATACTTTACGAGTATGCAGTGCCCCTTTTATAAAGAAAGTCGCTCTTTTTACCGCACTCCCGCCATCGAAGTGAGATCAGCAGGAAAATGTGCTGATTCCTGCCTGCTGTATGGCAGCCTTACAGAGTCTGGCCAGACATCCTGCAGCAGATGCTTCGGTGGAATAATGCTGGGTAGCTGCACTGTTGTGGAGCCATGGCTACGCGTTGAAATGGTAGCATGACCGGGCAGTGGCAGTCTGTCACTGTATACGTTTCTGCGACTGCTCTGCAGTACACTCATTTAGGCTGCATTCAGGTTGCAGATTTAGGAGTCAGGGCTTGACCTTTCGCCTAATGTTGTATTGCGCTAGGCAACGTTTTTTTTTGCCTAGATCAAGTTGCACTTATGGCGACTCCCATCCAAACACTGCAAATGAGAAAACCGAAATTGTTGCATTACAGGATGAGCGTGATTAGTGACAGAGGCCTCCATGGACCCGAGAGCTGCACGCCtgattgtgatttttttgtttggaaATGTGCTTTGACTGTCTGCAGCAGATTCCTGGCTTAGTCACTGTCTTTCAGACGAGACAAAAAGATACTTGTTCCCTCCAGTTCCTTTTCTCTGTTTTCTGCTGCATATTTTGACAGTACGTTGGTTGTTGGAAATTTCGGGAAACATGAAGGGGCCGACAAAGTCGGTCACTTTCAATGATAAATGATAAACACAAAGACCCAGTGACTCTGTGCCTGTTCTTACGCCCCCTGCAGCTCTGTGTAATAACATGGAGCAAATTGGTGTTCTAATGAACAAACCAATCGCATTTGGCTTATTAAGGCCTGAAAAGAGGATGTGCATAAGGACACAAAGGGGACTTTGACAACTGGTGACAAAAGCCTTTTGTGGTCTGTGTTCACAAGATGAGTTGTGTCTGAAGGAATCAGTTTGCAAGACGACACTGGGTTTCACCAGTGAACGTGCTCTCTTGAAGAGAGAAAAGAGAATACGTGTGCGGCACAGGCGTGCAAGGCCTAAGAACAGCCTGGGGAGGTGACCCCGACTGACAGAACAACCGAACGGTCAACTGACGTGGCCTTGTTTTGGCAGGCTGTGACCACGATGCCGCAGACGACGTGAAGGCCCTGACGAGTGGCCTACTCCGGAAGCGAGGCAAGCGGCGTTACTTCTGGGAGTACAGTGAGCAGCTCACGGCCGCCAAGCACGAGCGTGTGCTGAAGCCCTCCGAGTGGGACAGGGACACGCTGCCCAGCAACATGTACCAGAAGAACGGGCTGCACCCTGGTGAGGGAGCGGGGAGAGCCTGAGATCAGGGCGATGTTGACTGACATGCTGTCGAAGAGAGCGGGGTGCACGTGCGTGTGCAGACACACAGACGCAGAGCGTGAAGACGGCAAGCCTTAAGTTCACATTTCATGCAGCCAGTTTAATGTTTCTTATACTCCATGGCCGATGCATCCTCAGCTGTATTCAGGCAGACTAGCCATTCTGTTGCATAAGtaagtaaaatgtatttatagagCACATTTCAAGACGGCTAGCATACACCAAAGTGCTTTAACAAGCGGAAAATACACACAAGTATAAAGAATCCGAGTAAAATAGCAACAGgaataaagtaataataaaataaaataaccaacTATCCCAGAACTACAGGATCCTGGACTGACGGCCTGtctataaatgtatgtcttaatagcagattTAAAGGCAGTGGCTAGTGTGGCTTGGTTGACATAGAGAAGCAGATTATACAACAGTTCTGGGGCAGCAACTGCAGGTAACGTCTTGCACTGCGAACGTGATGTGGCGGGCTTTCATGTCATTAGGAGACATGCGTGACGTTGTCTTGTGTCCTTGGGATGGCAGGGAAGCATGCGGTGAAGAAGTCTCGCCGTACGGATGTGGAGGACCTCACCCCCAATCCCCGGAAGCTGCTGCAGATAGGCAGCGAGCTCCACAAGCTCAACAAGGTCATCAGCGACCTGACGCCTGTCAGTGAGCTTCCGCTGACGGCCCGGCCTCGTTCCCGCAAGGAGAAGAACAAGCTGGCCTCCAGGTACGGAGCCCTGGGGAGAAGGCGTACATCAGTGTCCATGGGCGTCCATGTCCAACACGTAATGACGTACAGTCCAAATAAGCAGCTGTTATTTTTAAAGCATACTGCCTGCCTGCTTTTAAAGCATACCTGTGATATGGTGTCTGCCTGCTGTAGATACGCTGTTAGTCGAGGGACTTGCCTGTTTGGGCTGAGCTGGCCTCATTGCCGCTCAGCTCGCCTCATTGCTGCTCTGCTCCTTTCTCCCCTAGAGCATGCCGGCTGAAGAAGAAGGCTCAGTACGAGGCCAACAAGGTCAAGCTCTGGGGCCTCAGCACAGAATACGGTAACAGAAGAGTAAAACGTTTACCTCTTTCAAACTCTGACACGTTAGGCTTTATGTTGGCAGCTGCTTTAATTCATATGGCACAATGTCAAATTAAACTGTGGTCATTGTGCTGGTCTTGAGTTCCTTTCCTGCCCGGCTCTGCTTTGTTCCTACTGTTTTTGCCAGCTGGCTACACCCACAAAGGCTCTCATCCTGAGTGAAGGCCCGGCTCAGTAGCTCTGTAGCCTGATTGCTGAGTCTGGAAGCTAGCTTAGCTCTGCCATGTCATCTGCCAACTGTGGCCAGGACTACGGCAACAGGGGCTCGTGACCGGAATTGTGGGAAGGCTGTTATCAATGCCCCCTACAGGTCGACCAGGGTTTACTAAGGTCCTTGGCGGCTCCTCTAGTTGGCGCCAGCGCCCCTGTGCAGCTTTGTGTAGCTCAAATGGCAGGAGAACCTAGTAGGGAGCGAATGGTCACGTTGGCAAGGTTGAAGTACACTGGAAAAGAGGTGATGAAAGTAACTGGAGTGGattttgggggggcgggggaggcatGGCAGGGAAGTTATGGCACCTATATTTGAGGATATAATATAATACTTACTGCAGTAGGGAGGGAGCAGGTCTCCGTATATGGAAACATAACTGTATCGTAAAGCATGTGCCCATCTTGTGACCCTGATGCCAGTGTGTTCTGGTGTCGTACCTTTGCTGATTTGCAGACCGGCTTCTGTTTGTGATCAATGGAATCAAGGAGGAGATTGTGAACAGAGtgcagagtctgacagaggacAAGGCATCGAGCATGACGGACAAACTCAACCGACTCATCGAGGAAACTCTGGGTAAGTAGTTTTCTGAGCGTCACCCAACCAGACGGTCGCAGATTTCCAGGATTTCCTAACCCTAACAgagcaccccaccccaccccaccccaccctgccctctgcttattttgcagtgAAGTCTCCAGTCGCTGGGCAGACATCTGACTTCGTCAACCAGATTCTGGAGAATACGGCAGCCGGCGACCCCACGGGAGGCTTGGTGGGTCTCCGAGTTCCCACATCCAAGGTGTAGAGAGGCGAGTGCGTCAAGAGGACCAGGCTCTCACCCTGTAACAGTGTTCTACTCTGCATGGTGTACTGATAACAGCATCTACATGCCTCGGATatatgtatctctgtgtgtatatatatacctaCAGGTATGTCCATTTATGTTTTTAAGATGCACATGTTGTGCATGTGTACATTAAATGACGTCATAGGCTGTAGCTCAGTGTTCAGTGTTTCGGCTCAGCGCTTGTCGCTCGTGAACCTTGTCTAGGATCCACCATTTGCAGGTCACAGGCCAATTTACAAGAACTCATACCCTCCACTGTTatttattggaaaaaaaaaatctatctcAAGTAAAATTGCACTATAGGCATGTCTGACAGAAGGCTGACCGCAAAAGTTGCCTGTCCTGATCACAATAGCAGCAGCTGCAGATATGAACTGAAGGAAGCCGAGCGCTTACCGTCGAGCTCTACTAGAGGAGCCGTCGATACAACGTGTCCCTGTCGGCGAGTTTCCAGGCTGTTCCCTGGACAGTGATGGAGAAGGGGGACACATTTTAAGGAACGTGAGAGTTTTGGTGAAAGAGGCAACTTAGCAATGTAAATGGGACGGAGCTTCGACATGTGACTCAAATGCTAACGATGTtattccttttttaaaaaaatctattgacATTCAGTTGCCATTAGCTTTCATGTCATGACAGAGGCAATGGAGAGAAGTTGTAAATTCCTGTTTTCGTAATTACCTTGGTGTGTttgtcaagaaaaaaaagtaatattCATTGTGCCTTGTATTTTCAATGGGGATATTTAAAGAGAGCTTGCCTTTTAACAGAAAGAGACTGCTTGGTTACATGTTGATGTATTTTAGCTCTAAAATGTTCAGAATGTACATAGGAACTTGTGATTAATGTAGATATATGTATGCCACAGAGTCAGTGAATTGTATCCAGATGGCTCGACTTTTGGTTTTTGGTActtggatttaaaaaaattagtATGATAAGAGTAAATATTTGCACACTATATTTTGagtatgattattattttttgtaccAAAGACGAATGCAACAAAAATGGCAAATAGCCAGTACGCGTAAGGTTTTGCACAGCTTATAAGATGCCGAAATGAATGTAAGGAGAGGGAAGGGTCAGGGATCCTCAGTGAACTGTGAATTTAGCTTGGGTCCAATTAGCTAGCGAAGGAAGTCCGTTCACACCCTCTGTACATTTTGTTGTCCTGTGTTGAGTCAGTATGGAGCTTTCCTGTAGTCATTGCTGCAGTATGTGTCCTACTGCTCTCTGTGTCAGATATGTAAGAATATTAGTCATTTAACCATATGATTTTATCAAGCATGTTTGTAAATGTCACCGAAAATAACCAAAAGCTATAGTATTTCTATATGTCAAagaaatatgtattttatatagaATACGTGAAGTATGTATACATAGTTACACAGCTGTACGTGTACATACTTTCATACATATTCATGTGTATCTACTTCTAGTTTGGCACTTGAACATGTATTAAGCATGATATATTTCTAAAGGTCTATCTACTTCATATTCAAAGCTAAAGATTTTTGTACAGGAAGCTTCTAGTTTTTTGTGACGTAAAGTTATTCCTGCTGAAGTTTCTTTCCTGTTATAAATGCTTTCCTGAGTGTTTGCACTGAACAGGAGCCTGGCGCTTCCGTAGCTGTGCTAGTGGTGACATTTTCAGGTGTTCTGGTCATTCCTTAAAGGGGTCTCAGTATCAAGTGCATCCTGATATTACTCCCGCCGCTCTTGGGTCTCTGTGTATGCAGCTTGATACAGTCTTTGTTTGGGCCAGACATCTTCAGCGGCCTCTCTCTGCTTTGTGGCCGGTGTGACAAACAGGCTGATAAGGACAGAAGAAAGATTCATATAAGGAAAACGTAGTACATTATTTAACTATAAACCTGTATGAGATATATTGGAGGCAGATGAGATTGCGATCCAACAGTACTGTCTCAATGTGGGGTTGCTTTTTCTGTGGGGTCATTGGGAGAGAAGCTGCGTGAAGGCAGCATCTAACTGCTATGCGGTGGGGTTACAGAGCCAGCAGTGCTGCGAGACGACCAGGCCCCAGAGCCTGTGGAGTCAGAATGAGGCCCTGTACCACTCTGCTAATCtttgttatggggggggggctttatagAAATCAGAATAATATCCAAATTGGGAGAGTCTGTGTATTTCTCATGGTAAGTGTTGCTGTTAGTCGTGATGGTCATTGGTTTGTCTATATTGCAGTGTTCAACtttgtaaataaaaaatataataagctGGCAACTTACCATGAAAACATTGACTTTATGAGGTCTTTCAGAAATATTACGTCTGAGAGTGAAAGAAAGcactttgaataaaaaaaaaaaaaaagaaaaatgcaaaTTTTTGTATATTCCTTCCACATGCTGCTAAATCTGGCCTAGGAGTGCTGCAGGAGGACTGTGATTCCCACAGGACAAGGAGGTTGTTCATTCGGTGTCTGGATGGGCAGTCAGCTGTTTGATGGGAAGGTCCTGATGTTCCGATGACTCTGATGTCATTAATCTTTTGCCTTTAGTAGAGATTTCCTATGGAAACCTGATTCTGCTTAGGGTTTCTTCAGGTTGGTGTACAGTGTAGAAGCATATTCTGGATGCTTAAACATTTTATTATCGTTATtgttttaatttgtttgtattttgcTTTCAATTTATTGGGGGAAACTACGGTAGGACGTTCACAGAACCTGCTGCTTTGTGAATGCTAGGAAGAGTAGAATATCTCAGTACTGTATGTAAAGTCATTTGGAAATGGGAAATCAACCAGAATACTCGTTCTTTCTGACAATTCACCCATTCGCAAAAGTTCATGTAGACCAGCGTTGCTGCTATGGTGAGTCCAGGCTCATATGAGTGTGGTCTGCGAAGGGGGAACTTGACCACGTGCTTCACAGGAAAGCAGGTCTGTTGGACGTATAGGCGGCGGTGCTGTAAGGCAGGAGAAAGTTAGGACGAGTCCAAGGGTCCCTGTGTGACAGGGGGTCTAGAAAATTTGGAATATAACTGGATtgatctggactggggggcccaATGTGATATGCCTTCATGGGACTCAAACTCTCTAGCAAGGCCCCCGCGTGGAGGCATCTCGATAACGTGATGCTGATCGCCTTGCTTGCCCCATCGCTGTCACCTTGGCTTTCTATAATGTCCTTGTGGGTGATTGCACTTTGAAGCAGATCACTGCAAGCTGTGCAGGTTTACATCTTAACCAGGGGACTCTGTGGCATTTTAAACCATCTATGAATGGAAACTCAGTGCCAGTAACTTTCCTTTTTGCTCTATTGAAAATTTTAAGTAGAGGTATACAGACACGCatgtataaataaaactgaCCTTAGGAGAGGATGCAGGGGACGTATTTTTATGACTTTGGCATGCTTAGAGTACACAGTTACATGGTGCCCTACATGTGAATACGATATCGATGATGATCGGTGCACTATGCAGATTTCACTGTCGCAAGTCCGGATGTTTCTTTACGGTCTTTTTCCGCAAATACACGACTGACCTACACTTGTTATACATGTAGCCATGGAGCTCAGCAGATGGCAGGCAGACCTTAGCAGACTCGGCCCACTTCCTCGAGGTGCATCAGATGGCCTGGTAGATAAGAAGGCTTTCACAGATGCTTGCAGATGTCTTAATGTTGCTCGCTGATGTTGCTCTTTCGAGTTTTTGGTCACTGCTGTAATTTAAACCTGCTCCACCATTTCATGGACCTTAAATATGGATTTTGTCACTAACTATTTAGTTTCTTTTTGCTGATGTGTAACATCCTTGAGAAGTGAGAGGCAGAGCTGACATGTAAATATGTGTACAGGGTTTCTACACATAGGCATGTAAAATCTCTGAAACACCCACTTCTGAACCCAACAGCATCATAGTGCCATAACTGAAATTTGTTTGTTACTAATGAATATAATTGATCTGACACATTTTTGTGTTTAAATGTGGTCAGATTGAACACTATGATGTTTGTGGTTTTACAGTAATTTAATTATAATGATAATAGTCAATCATAATATTTGAGCAATCATAACTGCGAAAATCTAAATATCCATTGTTTTTACATTGCAAAGCAAGGAATTCCAGGATTTTTTTGATGTATCTAAATTTGAGGCCATATGTGTTTATGTTTGTCTTCTGAAATCAAAAGTGAAAGGAACATATTTGCAGTTCCACAGAACAATGCATTGCGGTGAATCTGATTAAATTTACAGCCCATGCTTATAGAATAATAGAATATCTGCTCATTCGGTGCCTTAATTATGGTGATTATCATTTACTCTTCatttctttaatatttcaaagccagaggattttatgaatgaaaataacacatttttggtaACAATGATGCTGTCTTGCTTTGTTAACCTGTCTTTTCACATGGAAATTGTATCTGTTATTCGCAAATGAACGTTGTTAGTCTGTTTCAGATGGAATTTTTGCTTTTTGTTGAGTCTGGAAAAACAAGTTAGTAACTTGCTGACAATGCTCAGTCACCACGATGTGACGTGAAACATTGCTGAAAGTACTGAAATGATCACTTTCCTATTTTAAAACAAACCGCTTTCACGTGGCAGTTAACTTCTTTGTGTctagaaaaatcatttgctatgTATTTGTGTTGTATTTATGAACTCAGTGTTGTCTATAagtttcttgaagaaaaatgccTTGcactttgttttctgttttacttttTCGTTTTTTCCTAATCTTTccttgtaatattttatttaaaacctAAAGCTGATGTACCTTAGTGATTCTTAGTACAATTGTTAGTAATTCACTTTAAAGTACAGTGCAGAGCCTCGTAGCTAACTTCACCTTTTACATGATTGGTTGCATGTTTTCCAGTTTGTAAGTTAAACCTTTCTTGTATCGCCATTCTTGAATCAGCAGATCTTTGTGCCTCTTTAATGGGTACATTTCGCAGTTCCCCAAATGTCCCTATAATTAAGCTTGCTACATCTTCCTCAACCAAGTCTTTGAACAGTTACCAAGCAAAAAGAATTTTACTTATATATAACCAAAACCCTTTCACCTTTTTGGGAAGCTAAAGCCTTTCAAAATAGCCGTATTAAAACTTGAGAGGGCTGCATTTGTGGTTTCTCTGCAGCACACCCGCTCTCAACCATGACCGTAGCGGGTTTGCAGGAAGGAAGAAATGTCTGGGAGCGGCAAAGTAGCTGTGCAAAAACGCGAAGGCTAGCGGCAGTGTCCACCTAGGTTTCGATGCCATGAGCTGGTCTGCTGCGCGATGCTGGTGTCGTCCGTCTCGCCACTATTTGCTCAGGTGTGAGACCCGCTCTCTTTTTTCCGCTTGGCGTCTACGGCAGTAAATGTTTTAGCGAACGGCATTTCCTGTCATCACAGCCGCATAATAACATTTCGAAACAGTCAGTGCAAAGCTGATCTTTAGAGGTAAGATTTTGCAGTTGCTCCGTGCATCTGAGAAGAGATAAAATGTCTTCCTCCTGAGAACTTCATGCCGACACTGCAATACTTACAATGTCGTATGATCGAATGAAGAGAACTAGCATGGGTCTTTACGCAATTAGTACTATATATCTATGTATAAAGTTGTTTTACAATAAGAAGGCTGTATTTCATTGCTAAGTGCTCTATAATAGGTCTTCTGGGAAAAAATAGAAATCTGCAGACGTCCATCCTGCTGAAATAGAGTAATTTACTTATTTTCTCTTG
Encoded here:
- the LOC125750142 gene encoding CREB3 regulatory factor-like isoform X3, translating into MASVRSAGVESSAEAVGGETHGRTQAGAQVSSSSREEVSERVGRGPPACVLTHPSPLAEHQAGRGRTPETAVRFPIGPRGALLGDAFDKDSPSSHQPSITGMDPPFGDAFESYTFADQALTSTDLLVSGSEPDFMYELDTEMTRWQSPGADVSLGDSKEIESVGQLAEILDGDPNCNSSFEQWDTYWEDLTKYTKLTSCDIWGTKEVDFLGLDDFSSPYQDEEVISKTPTLAQLNSEDSQPVCDTLYHPDLLQIHKTPSLPLAAKGKKAAKELVASGPSSAKNLLPDYAEGSQKATWPVPSCTETMSKAQTQVPKAVPVPSEHNKDYVRKAKVRVNMPCRPAVDFSRPQTDLSLSPTFVDGGLPPSSPPSTPATAPTVTAAAAGTIFSASRMSSCASGGEVKLEKPRLEVDLKPESGITPLWEKQPSFPAEGGSQAVIPTGSLGAEDARDKGEEHNYSLFTPPSKPSSKDELEEGGAEEEELEDLEEVELDDEDHDEGFGSEHEFSENEEEEEDFEDEKDDEISDSFSEPGCDHDAADDVKALTSGLLRKRGKRRYFWEYSEQLTAAKHERVLKPSEWDRDTLPSNMYQKNGLHPGKHAVKKSRRTDVEDLTPNPRKLLQIGSELHKLNKVISDLTPVSELPLTARPRSRKEKNKLASRACRLKKKAQYEANKVKLWGLSTEYDRLLFVINGIKEEIVNRVQSLTEDKASSMTDKLNRLIEETLVSSRWADI
- the LOC125750142 gene encoding CREB3 regulatory factor-like isoform X1, with protein sequence MASVRSAGVESSAEAVGGETHGRTQAGAQVSSSSREEVSERVGRGPPACVLTHPSPLAEHQAGRGRTPETAVRFPIGPRGALLGDAFDKDSPSSHQPSITGMDPPFGDAFESYTFADQALTSTDLLVSGSEPDFMYELDTEMTRWQSPGADVSLGDSKEIESVGQLAEILDGDPNCNSSFEQWDTYWEDLTKYTKLTSCDIWGTKEVDFLGLDDFSSPYQDEEVISKTPTLAQLNSEDSQPVCDTLYHPDLLQIHKTPSLPLAAKGKKAAKELVASGPSSAKNLLPDYAEGSQKATWPVPSCTETMSKAQTQVPKAVPVPSEHNKDYVRKAKVRVNMPCRPAVDFSRPQTDLSLSPTFVDGGLPPSSPPSTPATAPTVTAAAAGTIFSASRMSSCASGGEVKLEKPRLEVDLKPESGITPLWEKQPSFPAEGGSQAVIPTGSLGAEDARDKGEEHNYSLFTPPSKPSSKDELEEGGAEEEELEDLEEVELDDEDHDEGFGSEHEFSENEEEEEDFEDEKDDEISDSFSEPGCDHDAADDVKALTSGLLRKRGKRRYFWEYSEQLTAAKHERVLKPSEWDRDTLPSNMYQKNGLHPGKHAVKKSRRTDVEDLTPNPRKLLQIGSELHKLNKVISDLTPVSELPLTARPRSRKEKNKLASRACRLKKKAQYEANKVKLWGLSTEYDRLLFVINGIKEEIVNRVQSLTEDKASSMTDKLNRLIEETLVKSPVAGQTSDFVNQILENTAAGDPTGGLVGLRVPTSKV
- the LOC125750142 gene encoding CREB3 regulatory factor-like isoform X2; this encodes MASVRSAGVESSAEAVGGETHGTQAGAQVSSSSREEVSERVGRGPPACVLTHPSPLAEHQAGRGRTPETAVRFPIGPRGALLGDAFDKDSPSSHQPSITGMDPPFGDAFESYTFADQALTSTDLLVSGSEPDFMYELDTEMTRWQSPGADVSLGDSKEIESVGQLAEILDGDPNCNSSFEQWDTYWEDLTKYTKLTSCDIWGTKEVDFLGLDDFSSPYQDEEVISKTPTLAQLNSEDSQPVCDTLYHPDLLQIHKTPSLPLAAKGKKAAKELVASGPSSAKNLLPDYAEGSQKATWPVPSCTETMSKAQTQVPKAVPVPSEHNKDYVRKAKVRVNMPCRPAVDFSRPQTDLSLSPTFVDGGLPPSSPPSTPATAPTVTAAAAGTIFSASRMSSCASGGEVKLEKPRLEVDLKPESGITPLWEKQPSFPAEGGSQAVIPTGSLGAEDARDKGEEHNYSLFTPPSKPSSKDELEEGGAEEEELEDLEEVELDDEDHDEGFGSEHEFSENEEEEEDFEDEKDDEISDSFSEPGCDHDAADDVKALTSGLLRKRGKRRYFWEYSEQLTAAKHERVLKPSEWDRDTLPSNMYQKNGLHPGKHAVKKSRRTDVEDLTPNPRKLLQIGSELHKLNKVISDLTPVSELPLTARPRSRKEKNKLASRACRLKKKAQYEANKVKLWGLSTEYDRLLFVINGIKEEIVNRVQSLTEDKASSMTDKLNRLIEETLVKSPVAGQTSDFVNQILENTAAGDPTGGLVGLRVPTSKV